In Raphanus sativus cultivar WK10039 chromosome 5, ASM80110v3, whole genome shotgun sequence, the following proteins share a genomic window:
- the LOC108857295 gene encoding protein IQ-DOMAIN 27: MGGAVRWFKGLFGTKKRLASGDGSDKGGSCNVPTDTVRLRPFLTDKEKEQNKNATAVATATALAAEAAAAEMVRLTGEGRAGDIITREERWAAVKIQKVFRGSLARKALRALKGIVKLQALVRGYLVRKRAAAMLHSIQALIRVQTAVRSKRNRCLKKESNNMFQPRHSFDKFDGVEHEERHQRNVETDDMFKRRPKPKQKHNAVAMSEYEDCFVYRGSHLELNLPKAKWKFGTAQNTPRLSSSSKFATTPRLTSSSHHHTANNNRYYVMESPGKSVYGNAQSGYEMNTPSPGYMENTQSFKAKQRSHSAPHRLSERNRLSLDEVTIPSKNRGSGGESLLQQRYSCSSYMIL, encoded by the exons ATGGGCGGAGCAGTGAGATGGTTTAAAGGGTTGTTTGGCACTAAGAAGAGACTGGCTTCCGGTGATGGTTCCGACAAAGGCGGTTCCTGTAATGTCCCGACGGACACAGTTCGTTTGAGACCTTTCTTGACGGATAAAGAGAAGGAACAGAACAAGAACGCGACTGCTGTTGCAACCGCCACAGCTTTAGCCGCAGAGGCAGCGGCTGCGGAAATGGTTAGACTGACCGGTGAAGGAAGAGCGGGAGATATCATCACGAGGGAAGAACGTTGGGCCGCTGTGAAAATTCAAAAAGTTTTCAGGGGCTCATTG GCGAGGAAAGCGTTACGAGCGTTGAAGGGTATAGTAAAGCTACAAGCTCTAGTGAGAGGATACTTGGTAAGGAAACGCGCGGCTGCGATGCTGCATAGCATACAAGCTTTGATTAGAGTCCAAACCGCTGTGCGTTCTAAACGCAATCGCTGCCTCAAGAAAGAGTCTAACAACATGTTTCAACCACGACACTCCTTT GATAAGTTCGATGGAGTGGAGCATGAAGAGAGACATCAAAGGAATGTGGAGACTGATGACATGTTTAAGAGGAGACCTAAACCTAAGCAAAAGCACAATGCTGTCGCAATGTCTGAATATGAAGACTGTTTTGTTTACCGAGGGAGTCATTTGGAGTTGAACTTACCAAAGGCGAAGTGGAAGTTCGGGACTGCGCAAAACACGCCAAGATTGTCATCTTCATCGAAGTTTGCGACGACACCGAGATTAACATCTTCATCTCACCACCACACGGCTAATAATAATCGCTACTATGTGATGGAGTCTCCTGGTAAAAGTGTTTATGGAAATGCTCAGTCTGGCTATGAAATGAACACCCCTAGTCCTGGCTACATGGAGAACACACAGTCGTTTAAGGCGAAGCAGCGTTCGCATAGCGCACCTCATCGGCTTTCTGAGAGGAACCGGTTGTCGCTAGATGAGGTTACTATACCTTCCAAGAATCGCGGTAGCGGAGGGGAGAGTTTGCTGCAACAACGCTATTCTTGTTCCAGCTACATGATTCtgtaa
- the LOC108857296 gene encoding auxin-responsive protein IAA18 isoform X2, whose product MDDYSRNGEISPKLLHLIPQGRRRNWFHNDQASVYNKEEKNLELKLGPPGEDDEHIKKEPKDKTTSQKRTAPGRVVGWPPVRSFRKNLANGSSSNGVDVKNQRCGDDNGRAKTMEPKRQGGLFVKINMYGVPIGRKVDLSSHNSYEQLSFTVDKLFRGLLAAQRESSSFGEEEKPITGLLDGNGEYTLTYEDNEGDKILVGDVPWHMFVSSVKRLRVIKTTEISSALIYGNGKQEKMRS is encoded by the exons ATGGATGACTATTCAAGAAACGGTGAAATATCTCCAAAGCTGCTCCATTTGATTCCAcaagggagaagaagaaactggtTTCACAATGACCAAGCTTCTGTTTACAACAAGGAAGAGAAGAATCTTGAGCTAAAGCTTGGACCACCTGGTGAAGATGATGAACACATCAAGAAAGAACCAAAAGACAAAACCACATCTCAGAAAAG AACTGCTCCTGGTCGAGTGGTTGGTTGGCCTCCGGTTAGATCATTCAGGAAGAATTTAGCAAATGGAAGCTCTTCAAATGGTGTTGACGTCAAGAACCAGAGGTGTGGTGATGATAATGGCAGAGCAAAGACAATGGAACCTAAGAGGCAAGGAGGTTTGTTCGTGAAGATCAACATGTATGGTGTTCCCATTGGTCGTAAAGTCGATCTCAGTTCTCATAATAGCTACGAGCAGTTATCATTCACCGTCGACAAGCTCTTTAGAGGTCTTCTTGCAG CTCAAAGAGAATCATCATCgtttggagaagaagagaaacctATCACTGGATTATTGGATGGGAATGGAGAATATACTCTTACTTATGAGGACAATGAAGGAGACAAGATACTCGTTGGAGATGTCCCATGGCA TATGTTTGTATCTTCGGTGAAGAGGCTTCGTGTGATTAAAACCACTGAGATCTCTTCAGCGTTAATAT ATGGGAATGGtaagcaagagaagatgaggAGCTGA
- the LOC108856155 gene encoding probable mitochondrial-processing peptidase subunit alpha-1, mitochondrial, with translation MMGQAQINIWAYDKQSPSTLSSKTLSQYLLSSSLPFRFRVSTVAMYRTAASRARALKGSLSRSLRPARYASSSAVATPYSYCSSPPRIFSWVDDGSSSPLPSLDMPLQGVSLPPPLADHVEPSKLKITTLPNGLRIASEMSPNPAASIGLYVDCGSIYETPDFRGATHLLERMAFKCTINRTQVRLVREIEAIGGNTSASASREQMSYTIDALKTYVPEMVEVLIDSVRNPLFVFWEVEEELRKMKLEIAELAKNPMGLLMEAVHSAGYSGALANPLYAPESALDRLNDELLEEFMTENFTAARMVLAASGVEHEELLKVVEPLTSDLPNVPRQAEPKSQYTGGDFRQHTGGEATHFALAFEVPGWNNEKEAVIATVLQMLMGGGGSFSAGGPGKGMHSWLYLRILNEYQQFQSCTAFSSIFNNTGLFGIYGCSSPEFAAKAIELAAKEMKDVAGGKVNQKHLDRAKAATKSAVLMNLESRMIAAEDIGRQILTYGERKPVEQFLKTVDGLTLKDITDFTSKIISKPLTMGSFGDVLSVPSYDTVSSKFS, from the exons ATGATGGGCCAAGcccaaataaatatttgggCCTATGATAAGCAATCGCCGAGTACGTTAAGCAGCAAAACTCTCAGTCAGTACCTTCTCAGTTCATCTCTTCCCTTCCGATTTAGGGTTTCCACAGTCGCCATGTATCGCACGGCAGCTTCACGAGCCAGGGCTCTCAAG GGATCTCTTAGCCGGAGTTTGAGACCGGCGCGTTATGCAAGTTCTAGTGCTGTTGCTACTCCTTATTCTTATTGTTCTTCTCCTCCACGTATCTTCAGCTGGGTCGATGATGGATCATCCTCTCCGCTTCCTTCACTGGACATGCCGCTACAGGGTGTGTCTCTTCCTCCACCACTCGCTGACCACGTTGAGCCAAGCAAACTTAAGATCACTACTCTTCCTAATGGTCTCAGAATCGCCTCAGAGATGTCTCCC AATCCGGCAGCTTCCATTGGTTTGTATGTTGATTGTGGTTCTATCTACGAAACTCCTGATTTCCGTGGAGCAACGCATTTGCTTGAGAGGATGGCTTTCAAGTGCACGATAAACAGGACCCAGGTACGTCTTGTGAGGGAGATAGAAGCTATTGGAGGCAACACCTCCGCATCTGCGTCTCGGGAGCAAATGAGCTACACTATTGATGCTCTTAAAACCTATGTCCCTGAAATGGTTGAAGTTCTTATTGACAGTGTGAGGAACCCTCTTTTCGTATTTTGGGAAGTCGAGGAGGAG CTACGTAAGATGAAGCTAGAGATAGCGGAGCTTGCCAAGAACCCTATGGGGCTCCTCATGGAGGCCGTTCACTCTGCTGGTTATTCAGGTGCATTGGCGAATCCTCTCTACGCACCCGAGTCTGCTTTGGACAGATTGAATGACGAACTCTTGGAGGAGTTTATGACT GAGAATTTCACTGCTGCACGTATGGTGCTGGCAGCAAGTGGAGTTGAACACGAGGAACTTTTAAAAGTTGTTGAGCCATTAACTTCTGACCTTCCTAATGTACCGCGCCAGGCGGAGCCAAAATCTCAGTATACTGGTGGAGATTTCCGCCAACATACTGGTGGAGAG GCTACACACTTTGCTCTTGCCTTTGAGGTTCCTGGCTGGAATAACGAGAAAGAAGCAGTCATAGCCACTGTTCTCCAG ATGCTTATGGGAGGAGGTGGCTCGTTCTCTGCTGGAGGCCCTGGAAAAGGAATGCACTCATGGCTCT ATCTCCGTATTCTAAACGAGTATCAGCAATTTCAGTCATGCACTGCATTCagtagcatctttaacaacaccGGATTGTTTGGAATCTATGGTTGCTCG AGTCCCGAGTTCGCTGCAAAAGCAATTGAATTAGCAGCTAAAGAAATGAAAGATGTTGCCGGGGGAAAAG TTAACCAGAAGCATCTTGATCGTGCCAAGGCAGCCACAAAATCTGCAGttctgatgaatttggaatcaCGG ATGATTGCAGCAGAGGACATTGGCAGGCAGATTCTTACATATGGAGAGAG GAAACCAGTTGAGCAATTCCTGAAGACAGTAGATGGACTAACCTTGAAAGACATTACAGATTTCACGAGCAAGATTATCTCAAAGCCTTTGACAATGGGTTCCTTCGGAGATG TGTTGTCTGTTCCTAGCTACGATACCGTAAGCAGCAAGTTTTCTTGA
- the LOC108856404 gene encoding pentatricopeptide repeat-containing protein At1g51965, mitochondrial, giving the protein MRLLRRRFLILIDVTSGTNRRGYATKYVAKVTSSSPSGRSLSAEVSLPNPLPSDVRGYPLPRRHLICRATNLLLRRETSSDPFSSLSDYLSSLSLSLTPDEASEILKSLNCPRLAVDFFHFVPSVCPASHHDPFLYNRIILILSKSNLPDRFDRVRSILDLMVKSNARGNISTVNILIGFFGDTKDLQMCLGLVKKWELKMNSFTYKCLLQAYLRSRDSSKAFDVYCEIRRGGHKLDVFAYNMLLDALAKDEKIDQACQVFEDMKRKHCRGDEYSYTIMIRTMGRIGKYNKAVDLFNEMITEGLTLNVVGYNTLMQVLAKGKMVDKAIQVFSRMVETGCRPNEYTYSLVLNLLVAEGQLVKLDGIVEMSKRYMTQGIYSYLVRTLSKLGHVSEAHRLFCDMWSFPVKGERDSYMSMLESLCGAGKTVEAIEMLSKIHEKGVVTDTMMYNTVFSALGKQKQVSHIHDLFEKMKKDGSPSPDIFTYNILISSFGRVGEVDEAIKIFEELESSDCKPDIVSYNSLINCLGKNGDVDEAHVRFKEMQEKGLNPDVVTYSTLMECFGKTERVEMAYRLFEEMLVKGCQPNIVTYNILLDCLEKSGRTAEAVDMYTRMKQQGLTPDSITYSVLERLQSGSHGKSRIRRKNPITGWVVSPL; this is encoded by the exons ATGAGGCTTCTCCGCCGCCGTTTCTTAATCCTTATCGATGTAACTTCCGGAACCAACCGGCGAGGATACGCCACCAAGTATGTCGCCAAGGTCACTTCATCATCTCCCTCCGGCCGATCTCTCTCCGCCGAAGTTTCTCTTCCCAATCCCCTCCCCTCCGACGTACGCGGCTACCCTCTCCCTCGCCGTCACCTCATCTGCCGAGCAACCaatctcctcctccgccgcgaAACCTCTTCCGACCCCTTCTCCTCCCTCTCTGACTACCTCTCCTCCCTCTCACTCTCCCTAACCCCCGACGAAGCCTCCGAGATTCTCAAATCCCTAAACTGCCCCCGCCTCGCCGTCGATTTCTTCCACTTCGTCCCCTCCGTGTGCCCCGCCTCTCACCACGACCCGTTCCTCTACAACCGCATCATCCTGATCCTCTCCAAGTCAAACCTCCCCGACAGATTCGACCGCGTCCGTTCGATTCTCGACCTGATGGTGAAGTCTAACGCACGTGGCAACATCTCCACCGTTAATATCTTGATAGGTTTCTTCGGGGACACGAAGGATTTGCAAATGTGCTTAGGGCTGGTGAAGAAATGGGAGTTGAAGATGAACTCTTTCACGTACAAGTGTCTCCTTCAAGCTTACTTAAGGTCTCGTGATTCGTCCAAGGCTTTCGATGTGTATTGCGAGATTAGAAGAGGAGGGCATAAGCTCGACGTCTTCGCTTACAATATGTTGCTTGATGCTTTAGCTAAAGATGAAAAG ATTGATCAGGCTTGTCAAGTTTTCGAAGACATGAAGAGAAAGCATTGTCGAGGAGACGAGTATTCGTACACGATCATGATCAGGACAATGGGAAGGATTGGGAAGTACAACAAAGCTGTTGATCTGTTCAATGAGATGATAACCGAAGGGCTTACTCTTAACGTGGTTGGTTACAATACTCTTATGCAAGTTCTTGCAAAAGGCAAGATGGTTGATAAGGCTATTCAGGTATTCTCCAGAATGGTGGAAACGGGTTGTCGACCAAACGAGTATACGTACAGTCTTGTTTTGAATCTTTTGGTAGCTGAAGGTCAGCTTGTGAAGTTAGATGGGATTGTGGAGATGTCCAAGAGGTATATGACTCAGGGGATATACTCTTATTTGGTTAGAACGTTGAGTAAACTAGGGCATGTGAGTGAGGCTCACCGGCTGTTTTGTGATATGTGGAGCTTCCCTGTGAAAGGAGAGAGGGATAGTTACATGTCGATGCTAGAGAGTTTATGCGGCGCGGGTAAAACGGTTGAAGCTATAGAGATGTTGAGCAAGATTCATGAGAAAGGCGTGGTTACGGATACTATGATGTACAACACTGTGTTCTCTGCGCTTGGGAAGCAAAAGCAAGTATCTCATATACATGATCTCtttgagaaaatgaagaagGATGGTAGTCCATCTCCAGACATATTCACGTACAATATACTCATCTCGAGTTTCGGTCGTGTAGGAGAAGTTGACGAGGCTATCAAAATCTTCGAGGAGCTAGAGAGTAGTGACTGTAAACCGGACATTGTTTCTTACAACTCTTTGATTAATTGTTTGGGGAAGAACGGTGATGTGGATGAAGCTCACGTGAGGTTCAAGGAGATGCAGGAAAAGGGATTAAACCCTGATGTGGTCACATACAGCACTCTGATGGAATGTTTTGGGAAGACGGAGAGAGTCGAAATGGCGTATAGATTGTTCGAAGAGATGCTTGTTAAAGGGTGTCAACCTAACATTGTGACCTACAATATATTACTTGATTGTCTAGAGAAGAGTGGAAGAACCGCGGAAGCAGTTGATATGTACACAAGGATGAAACAGCAAGGACTCACACCTGATTCCATTACTTACAGTGTTCTTGAACGGTTGCAATCTGGCTCTCATGGAAAGTCACGGATTCGTAGGAAGAATCCCATAACTGGTTGGGTGGTCAGTCCTTTGTAG
- the LOC108857296 gene encoding auxin-responsive protein IAA18 isoform X1 — protein sequence MDDYSRNGEISPKLLHLIPQGRRRNWFHNDQASVYNKEEKNLELKLGPPGEDDEHIKKEPKDKTTSQKRTAPGRVVGWPPVRSFRKNLANGSSSNGVDVKNQRCGDDNGRAKTMEPKRQGGLFVKINMYGVPIGRKVDLSSHNSYEQLSFTVDKLFRGLLAAQRESSSFGEEEKPITGLLDGNGEYTLTYEDNEGDKILVGDVPWHMFVSSVKRLRVIKTTEISSALICTYGNGKQEKMRS from the exons ATGGATGACTATTCAAGAAACGGTGAAATATCTCCAAAGCTGCTCCATTTGATTCCAcaagggagaagaagaaactggtTTCACAATGACCAAGCTTCTGTTTACAACAAGGAAGAGAAGAATCTTGAGCTAAAGCTTGGACCACCTGGTGAAGATGATGAACACATCAAGAAAGAACCAAAAGACAAAACCACATCTCAGAAAAG AACTGCTCCTGGTCGAGTGGTTGGTTGGCCTCCGGTTAGATCATTCAGGAAGAATTTAGCAAATGGAAGCTCTTCAAATGGTGTTGACGTCAAGAACCAGAGGTGTGGTGATGATAATGGCAGAGCAAAGACAATGGAACCTAAGAGGCAAGGAGGTTTGTTCGTGAAGATCAACATGTATGGTGTTCCCATTGGTCGTAAAGTCGATCTCAGTTCTCATAATAGCTACGAGCAGTTATCATTCACCGTCGACAAGCTCTTTAGAGGTCTTCTTGCAG CTCAAAGAGAATCATCATCgtttggagaagaagagaaacctATCACTGGATTATTGGATGGGAATGGAGAATATACTCTTACTTATGAGGACAATGAAGGAGACAAGATACTCGTTGGAGATGTCCCATGGCA TATGTTTGTATCTTCGGTGAAGAGGCTTCGTGTGATTAAAACCACTGAGATCTCTTCAGCGTTAATATGTACGT ATGGGAATGGtaagcaagagaagatgaggAGCTGA